From one Coffea eugenioides isolate CCC68of chromosome 11, Ceug_1.0, whole genome shotgun sequence genomic stretch:
- the LOC113752039 gene encoding uncharacterized protein LOC113752039 has product MSFVHAKCSVEERRELWCNLLNDKPISLPWCIGGDFNVILAAHEKSGGRPFTIAEGVDFMSFMEEAGVFDIGFSGASFTWSNNRRGRARVSKRLDRFLINGSCLEISDVISVIHLARHPSDHAPLKISFVDQSDNKPRPFRFLNIWTTKPELLEVIRQAWNQDVVGSPLRVLCSKLLATRRAIQVWNKQHFGSIFDAVRSAEMAVQRAEQVVDQNVSEEFHVQLSKAQAKLWHALSIEEQFWSQKARIKWLAKGDRNSRYFHAVVKQRRAQGRIHRIKNSNGIWVESKAEIVSEAITYFSDIFTTASLQSSTDLLHLIPPMISENDNDKLEKLPSIEEVYRVVRSMDGDSAAGPDGFTGKFFTFAWEVVAQDVHNAILSFFCGAELPRFITSTSIVLIPKTTNPQDFSQYRPISLCNFFNKLISRILADRVASILPKIISPQQTGFVKGRNITDNFLLAQEIVSGIGKKKRAGNVAMKLDMSKAYDRVAWDHITGVLRRFGFGERFIDLVWRLISNVWFSVIINGSTHGFFKSSKGLRQGDPLSPALFIIGAEVLSRGLNNLALQSGFVGFKTPYACPSITHLAFADDVLIFANGSSHSLKAIMQHRLSQLKYLELYKMLWRSSSEMSKYHWIRWSLMCYPVDEGGVGFRRLQDVYRAFSFKLWWNFRKGILLWAQFMKAKYCRQQHPCQVEIKTTDSALWKRMVNVSRQVELSMLWVVKDGACHFWYDNWLDNGALFLQATVIPNLSFSNFISNGHWDTSRLCQSLPSQMVTSILNHLVPEEGGEAKVIWMPTSSGNFSLASAFRDIRQARNTSMVFDRIWHPCLPLKVSFFMLRLLLGRLPIPDRLRNIGFHLPSKCFCCPLASEESIEHLFSNGNIASTIWNYFGAACGFDLSGSSLRLRIVGWWLNSYDSEIRRFIGRVLPSVVCWHIWKARNKTMFDDVQMRSIAICHAIFSEIQSMVGIFFKKPLRVPSFYHLYDWPNSSEVRFTYKLVRWETKESGRLTLNTDGCSKGNPGVGGGGGVLRDSNGLPLIGFSAYFGETTCLHAEARALLIGLQISAHRGYLNLYVQSDSLILIGILQHRIHCPWHIRRVIRQIWQIMEDPDRFSHCYREANTVADVLSNEGVSHPQQQLRIYETFNTFPPMARGAIRLDKLGMPSIRKIRLV; this is encoded by the exons ATGTCGTTTGTCCATGCCAAGTGTTCAGTCGAGGAGCGTCGAGAATTATGGTGCAATTTATTAAATGACAAACCAATCTCTCTTCCTTGGTGTATTGGGGGTGACTTTAATGTCATCTTAGCTGCTCATGAAAAAAGCGGTGGTCGTCCATTCACAATAGCGGAGGGGGTGGATTTCATGTCTTTCATGGAGGAGGCGGGGGTTTTTGATATAGGCTTCTCTGGAGCTAGTTTCACCTGGTCTAATAATCGGAGAGGTAGAGCCAGGGTTTCAAAGAGGTTGGACAGGTTTCTAATTAATGGGTCATGCTTGGAAATTTCAGATGTAATTTCTGTGATTCACTTGGCAAGACATCCTTCAGATCATGCACCGTTGAAGATTTCTTTTGTGGATCAATCAGACAATAAGCCGCGGCCTTTCCGTTTCTTGAATATATGGACTACCAAACCTGAACTCTTGGAGGTTATTCGGCAAGCTTGGAATCAAGATGTGGTTGGTTCTCCGTTACGAGTACTATGCTCCAAATTATTGGCAACGAGGAGGGCTATTCAAGTATGGAATAAACAACACTTTGGAAGTATATTTGATGCTGTGCGATCTGCGGAAATGGCAGTCCAACGGGCAGAACAAGTTGTGGATCAAAATGTCTCCGAGGAATTTCATGTTCAGCTTAGCAAGGCTCAGGCGAAATTATGGCATGCACTatcaattgaagaacaattcTGGAGTCAAAAGGCCAGAATAAAATGGCTTGCAAAGGGAGATCGTAATTCAAGGTATTTTCATGCGGTTGTAAAGCAGAGACGAGCTCAAGGAAGGATACATCGTATCAAAAATTCCAATGGTATTTGGGTGGAGTCGAAGGCTGAAATAGTATCTGAAGCAATAACATACTTCTCAGATATTTTCACAACGGCCTCTTTACAGTCTTCTACTGATTTGCTGCATTTAATCCCGCCTATGATCTCGGAAAATGACAATGACAAATTGGAAAAATTACCCTCGATTGAGGAGGTCTATCGAGTTGTGAGATCAATGGATGGAGATAGTGCTGCGGGCCCAGATGGATTCACTGGCAAATTCTTTACATTTGCATGGGAAGTTGTCGCCCAAGATGTTCATAATGCAATTCTCAGTTTTTTCTGTGGGGCAGAGTTACCTCGATTCATCACTTCTACCTCTATTGTATTAATTCCCAAGACGACAAATCCTCAAGATTTCTCTCAATATAGGCCAATCAGTCTGTGTAATTTCTTCAACAAGCTAATATCCCGGATTTTAGCAGATAGAGTGGCTTCTATATTGCCAAAAATTATTTCTCCCCAGCAAACAGGATTTGTGAAGGGACGTAATATAACAGACAATTTTCTTTTAGCTCAAGAGATAGTATCGGgcattggaaaaaagaaaagagctgGAAATGTGGCAATGAAGCTGGACATGTCTAAGGCATATGATCGGGTGGCATGGGATCATATTACTGGTGTTCTAAGAAGATTTGGTTTTGGGGAAAGATTCATTGATCTTGTATGGCGATTGATTTCTAATGTTTGGTTTTCGGTCATTATAAATGGGTCTACCCATGGTTTCTTTAAATCTTCAAAAGGATTACGTCAGGGTGACCCTTTATCGCCTGCTTTATTCATTATAGGAGCTGAGGTTTTGTCTAGAGGTTTGAATAATCTTGCCTTGCAATCGGGATTTGTGGGCTTCAAAACTCCATACGCATGCCCTTCTATAACACATTTGGCATTTGCGGACGATGTCCTCATATTTGCAAATGGATCTTCTCATTCTTTAAAGGCCATCATGCAG CATCGATTATCCCAGCTAAAGTATTTAGAACTATACAAAATGCTTTGGAGGTCATCATCCGAGATGTCCAAGTATCACTGGATACGGTGGTCTCTGATGTGTTATCCAGTAGACGAGGGAGGAGTTGGCTTTAGAAGACTTCAGGACGTCTACAGAGCATTTTCATTCAAGCTTTGGTGGAATTTCAGAAAGGGGATATTGTTATGGGCTCAATTTATGAAAGCAAAGTACTGTAGACAACAACATCCCTGCCAAGTAGAAATCAAAACAACGGACTCGGCACTCTGGAAAAGGATGGTGAATGTGAGTCGACAAGTGGAACTTTCTATGCTATGGGTGGTCAAAGATGGAGCTTGTCATTTTTGGTACGACAATTGGTTGGATAATGGTGCATTATTCCTCCAAGCCACGGTTATCCCAAACTTATCTTTTAGTAACTTTATCAGTAATGGACATTGGGATACGAGTCGATTATGTCAGTCACTGCCAAGTCAAATGGTGACCTCCATTTTAAACCACCTGGTCCCCGAAGAAGGGGGTGAAGCGAAAGTCATATGGATGCCTACTTCTTCTGGAAATTTCTCTCTTGCTTCAGCTTTTCGGGATATTAGGCAAGCCCGTAACACGTCAATGGTGTTTGATAGAATTTGGCATCCTTGTCTTCCTTTGAAAGTTTCTTTCTTCATGTTAAGACTGTTGCTGGGGAGACTGCCAATACCCGACAGGTTACGTAACATTGGTTTTCATCTTCCATCAAAGTGTTTTTGCTGTCCATTGGCATCTGAGGAATCAATCGAACATTTATTTTCAAATGGCAATATAGCATCAACaatttggaattattttggagCTGCATGTGGATTTGATTTATCAGGGTCATCTTTGAGACTCCGCATAGTGGGTTGGTGGTTGAATTCATACGATTCTGAGATACGTCGGTTCATTGGACGGGTTCTTCCCAGTGTTGTGTGTTGGCATATTTGGAAGGCAAGAAATAAAACAATGTTTGACGATGTCCAGATGAGGTCGATTGCCATTTGTCATGCCATTTTTTCCGAAATCCAATCCATGGTgggaatttttttcaaaaaacctCTCCGAGTACcatcattttatcatttgtatGACTGGCCTAATTCATCGGAGGTTAGGTTTACATATAAACTTGTACGATGGGAAACGAAGGAATCTGGTCGCCTTACACTTAATACGGATGGATGTTCTAAAGGTAATCCAGGAGTGGGTGGAGGCGGTGGAGTTCTTCGGGATTCAAATGGCCTACCTTTGATTGGTTTCTCGGCATATTTTGGGGAAACAACATGTCTCCATGCAGAAGCTCGTGCCCTCCTTATTGGTCTCCAAATCAGTGCACATAGGGGTTATTTGAATCTCTATGTGCAATCTGATTCGTTGATATTAATTGGAATTCTCCAGCATCGCATTCATTGTCCTTGGCACATTAGACGGGTTATTAGGCAGATTTGGCAGATCATGGAAGATCCAGATCGATTTTCCCATTGCTACAGGGAAGCAAACACAGTGGCTGATGTGTTGTCCAACGAGGGCGTATCTCATCCACAGCAGCAACTCAGGATATATGAGACATTTAATACATTTCCACCTATGGCTCGTGGAGCAATTCGTCTGGATAAGCTAGGAATGCCTTCAATTCGAAAAATTAGGCTTGTGTAa